In one Balaenoptera musculus isolate JJ_BM4_2016_0621 chromosome 2, mBalMus1.pri.v3, whole genome shotgun sequence genomic region, the following are encoded:
- the IMP3 gene encoding U3 small nucleolar ribonucleoprotein protein IMP3, producing MVRKLKFHEQKLLKQVDFLNWEVTDHNLHELRVLRRYRLQRREDYTRYNQLSRAVRELARRLRDLPERDPFRVRSSAALLDKLYALGLIPTRGSLELCDFVTASSFCRRRLPTVLLKLRMAQHLQAAVAFVEQGHVRVGPDVVTDPAFLVTRSMEDFVTWVDSSKIKRHVLEYNEERDDFDLEA from the coding sequence ATGGTGCGGAAGCTTAAGTTCCACGAGCAGAAGCTGCTGAAGCAGGTGGACTTCCTGAACTGGGAGGTCACCGATCACAACTTGCACGAGCTGCGCGTGTTGCGGCGTTATCGGCTGCAACGGCGCGAGGACTACACGCGCTACAACCAGCTGAGCCGTGCTGTGCGCGAGCTGGCGCGGCGCCTGCGGGACCTGCCGGAGCGCGACCCGTTTCGCGTGCGCTCCTCGGCCGCGCTGCTGGACAAACTGTATGCTCTCGGCCTAATCCCCACGCGCGGGTCGCTGGAGCTCTGCGATTTCGTCACGGCCTCGTCCTTCTGCCGCCGCCGCCTACCCACCGTGCTCCTTAAGCTGCGCATGGCGCAGCACCTCCAGGCCGCCGTGGCATTCGTGGAGCAGGGTCACGTGCGCGTGGGCCCCGACGTGGTCACCGACCCCGCCTTCCTTGTCACGCGCAGCATGGAGGACTTCGTCACCTGGGTTGACTCGTCCAAGATAAAGCGGCACGTGCTGGAGTACAATGAGGAGCGTGACGACTTCGATCTGGAAGCCTAG